Proteins co-encoded in one Desulfallas thermosapovorans DSM 6562 genomic window:
- a CDS encoding electron transfer flavoprotein subunit beta/FixA family protein — translation MKILVCLKQTFDTEAKITLDSNGKIERKGVSMIMNPYDEFAVEEALRIKEKGEGEVTVISIGGQQAQDALRQALAMGADNAVLVDVGDMEIDEYSTATILAKVIGDMEYDLILGGFRAIDDGSAQVAGRVAEILNVPVVNVVTKLEIEGGKALATREIEGGSEVVEVSLPAVITAQKGLNEPRYPSMKGIMKAKKKPMKKMTLADTGLDDSQVAPKVKAISFSLPEARQAGKIIPGEAAQAAQELAKLLREEAKVI, via the coding sequence ATGAAAATCCTAGTTTGCCTGAAGCAAACCTTTGACACGGAGGCCAAAATCACTCTGGACAGTAACGGCAAAATAGAGCGTAAAGGGGTTAGTATGATTATGAACCCCTACGATGAGTTTGCTGTGGAAGAAGCCCTGCGAATAAAAGAAAAAGGTGAGGGTGAAGTTACCGTAATCAGTATTGGTGGCCAACAAGCTCAGGATGCACTGAGACAGGCTTTGGCAATGGGTGCAGATAATGCTGTGTTGGTTGATGTTGGTGACATGGAGATTGATGAATACTCCACCGCCACCATCCTGGCCAAAGTTATTGGCGACATGGAATATGATCTCATTCTCGGCGGTTTCAGGGCTATTGATGATGGTTCGGCACAGGTGGCCGGCAGAGTAGCGGAAATTTTAAATGTTCCAGTGGTCAATGTGGTTACCAAGTTGGAAATTGAGGGCGGCAAAGCTCTGGCCACCCGTGAAATTGAAGGCGGCAGTGAAGTTGTGGAAGTTTCCCTGCCGGCAGTGATTACTGCTCAGAAAGGCTTAAATGAACCTCGTTATCCTTCCATGAAGGGTATTATGAAAGCTAAGAAGAAGCCTATGAAAAAAATGACTTTGGCAGATACCGGTTTGGATGACAGCCAGGTCGCTCCTAAAGTAAAGGCAATCTCCTTCTCGCTGCCGGAAGCGCGTCAAGCTGGTAAAATAATTCCGGGTGAAGCAGCCCAAGCCGCCCAAGAACTTGCCAAGCTGTTGCGCGAAGAAGCAAAGGTTATCTAG
- a CDS encoding electron transfer flavoprotein subunit alpha/FixB family protein — MAKGIWVFAEQLGGQVKKVTFELLTEGRKAADQLGEELCAVLVGKDVAGLAESLGEYGADKVYVVDNAALENYTTDGYTNVVADLIKQYEPSAFLLGCTVTGRDLAAQVAQRLQTGLMTDCTGMEIADGQLIFTRPLYAGKVFVKAACPEARPVMATIRPNTFAAVANPKAAEVVKVDANAGDIRQVIKDIVRQVSERPELTEADIIVSGGRGMKGPENFKILEELADVLGAAVGASRAAVDAGWVPHSFQVGQTGKTVSPVLYIACGISGAIQHLAGMSSAKCIVAINKDEEANIFKVADYGIVGDLFEVVPILKEELKKVLA; from the coding sequence ATGGCGAAAGGAATTTGGGTTTTTGCCGAACAGCTTGGAGGACAGGTTAAAAAAGTTACTTTTGAATTGTTAACCGAAGGTCGTAAAGCAGCTGATCAGCTTGGAGAAGAGTTGTGTGCGGTTTTAGTTGGTAAAGATGTGGCTGGATTAGCTGAATCCCTTGGTGAATATGGTGCAGATAAAGTATATGTTGTAGATAATGCTGCTTTGGAAAATTACACCACCGATGGTTACACCAATGTAGTAGCTGATTTGATTAAACAGTATGAACCCAGTGCCTTTTTACTTGGTTGCACGGTAACCGGTCGCGATTTGGCTGCCCAGGTGGCCCAGCGTCTGCAAACCGGTTTGATGACCGACTGCACAGGTATGGAAATTGCCGATGGGCAGCTGATTTTTACTCGCCCGTTGTATGCCGGCAAAGTTTTCGTTAAGGCTGCCTGCCCCGAAGCAAGGCCCGTCATGGCAACAATTCGCCCCAATACGTTTGCTGCTGTGGCCAATCCCAAGGCGGCTGAAGTGGTTAAAGTTGATGCCAACGCCGGTGATATTCGCCAGGTTATTAAGGATATCGTGCGTCAGGTTTCAGAACGCCCGGAACTTACCGAAGCCGATATTATTGTCAGCGGTGGCCGGGGTATGAAGGGACCCGAAAACTTTAAAATTTTAGAAGAGTTAGCCGATGTACTGGGTGCCGCCGTAGGTGCTTCCAGGGCTGCGGTGGATGCAGGTTGGGTACCCCATAGCTTCCAGGTGGGACAAACCGGTAAAACTGTTTCACCTGTACTGTACATTGCCTGTGGTATTTCCGGGGCTATCCAGCATTTGGCCGGTATGAGCTCTGCCAAATGCATCGTGGCTATCAATAAAGATGAAGAGGCCAACATTTTTAAAGTGGCCGACTATGGTATCGTTGGAGACCTTTTCGAAGTTGTACCTATTTTAAAGGAAGAATTAAAGAAAGTGCTTGCTTAG